The Candidatus Nitrosotalea sinensis DNA segment TCAGATGCTTCATACTCGTAAATTTTTTCATATTGTGCATCCGGATCACTGTGCACTTCATTGTACTTTGTAACTCCCCTAGCAGCAAGATAATCACGTGTTTTTTGATCCGGTTCAACAATTCCACTTTTAGCACCAGCCTCTGTAGTCATATTTGCAAGGGTTAGTCTGCCTTCAACAGACATTTCAGATATTCCCGTTCCACCAAACTGCATTGTTTTATATGCTGCACCATCAGTCCCAATGTCACCAATTATCTTCAAGATCAAATCTTTTGCCATCACATGATCAGGAAGTTTTCCATTAAGTTTGAAAAATAGTGTTTCAGGCACCTTAAACCAAATCTTTCCATTTATCAATACATATGCAACATCAGTATGTCCAAGCCCTGCAGCAAATGCACCCAAGGCACCAGTAGTATTAGTATGAGAGTCACCACCTACGTATACCTCACCTGGAAGTACCATTGCCTCTTCATGAGACAAGGTATGACATATCCCATATTGTCCCATTCCATACTTGAAATGTTTCTTGATTCCAAATTGCTTTGTAAAGTTTGTCAACATTACAACATTTTGTGCAGATATCTTGTCTGCGGCTGGTACAAAGTGATCCTCTGCGACCCACACTCTTTCTGGATCCCAAATCTTATCAATCGTCATGCCCTTCTTTCGTAGTTTTTCAAATACTGCAAGAACACCAGGACCTGATACATCATGTACCATCACCTTGTCAACATTAACAAATACTACATCTCCAGGAGCGACACTTGTTTTTC contains these protein-coding regions:
- a CDS encoding 3-isopropylmalate dehydratase large subunit, whose protein sequence is MNITEKILARASGKTSVAPGDVVFVNVDKVMVHDVSGPGVLAVFEKLRKKGMTIDKIWDPERVWVAEDHFVPAADKISAQNVVMLTNFTKQFGIKKHFKYGMGQYGICHTLSHEEAMVLPGEVYVGGDSHTNTTGALGAFAAGLGHTDVAYVLINGKIWFKVPETLFFKLNGKLPDHVMAKDLILKIIGDIGTDGAAYKTMQFGGTGISEMSVEGRLTLANMTTEAGAKSGIVEPDQKTRDYLAARGVTKYNEVHSDPDAQYEKIYEYEASEMEPIVAKPFSPENTVVARDLSSVEIDKAYIGSCTGAKLEDLEAAAKILKGKTVKVRTEVLPAAMSIFRKAMDQGLLKIFMDAGVVVGPPTCGACCGAHMGVLAKDEICVSTTNRNFPGRMGHVESQTYLASPLVAAASAITGKITDPRDIR